A portion of the Sulfuricurvum kujiense DSM 16994 genome contains these proteins:
- a CDS encoding molybdopterin synthase catalytic subunit, which yields MLELYEGALNVPEIITRWYAQESDYNYGAYIPFIGTVREEDGIEGLSFDVYEPILNAWFEAWQVKAEALGAKLKMAHSRGDVLVHESSYIAAVFSPKRRVALETIEKFVEDFKASAPIWKYDLKDGQRLYAADRSTAIQGAGLLGSDK from the coding sequence ATGCTGGAACTCTATGAGGGCGCACTCAATGTCCCTGAAATCATAACCCGCTGGTATGCACAGGAGAGCGATTACAATTACGGCGCGTATATCCCCTTTATCGGTACCGTGCGGGAAGAAGACGGGATTGAGGGACTGAGTTTCGATGTGTATGAGCCGATTTTAAACGCATGGTTTGAAGCGTGGCAAGTCAAGGCAGAAGCGCTTGGGGCAAAACTCAAAATGGCACACAGCCGAGGGGACGTATTGGTACATGAAAGCTCCTATATTGCGGCGGTATTTTCACCGAAACGGCGTGTGGCATTAGAGACTATTGAGAAGTTCGTGGAAGATTTCAAAGCCTCCGCTCCGATATGGAAGTACGATCTTAAAGACGGTCAGCGCCTTTATGCTGCGGATCGTTCAACGGCAATACAAGGTGCGGGATTATTGGGGAGCGATAAATGA
- a CDS encoding MoaD/ThiS family protein, with protein MVTIEFLGPIQKAPLTLEASSLRDVARVLKEDPEMGQWIENCAVAVNDTLVSSLDTTLQAGDKVSLLPPVCGG; from the coding sequence ATGGTGACAATCGAATTTTTAGGACCTATTCAAAAGGCTCCGTTAACGTTGGAAGCTTCATCGCTGCGCGATGTCGCCAGAGTATTAAAAGAAGACCCGGAAATGGGGCAGTGGATCGAAAACTGTGCGGTCGCGGTCAATGACACTCTTGTATCTTCTCTCGATACAACACTTCAAGCAGGGGACAAAGTTTCACTTCTCCCTCCGGTATGCGGCGGATGA
- a CDS encoding MqnA/MqnD/SBP family protein, which yields MIFGKIDFLNLLPFHVFIKRYARTTRFHQSLHYHKGVPSALNREFAMRRIDAAFISSITAKNCRHFGVGIVAHREVLSVISLPAPDKADADSATSNLLSKILDINGEVLIGDKALRYYYGGGEYTDLGELWHERTGLPFVFALLCTHHHSDELRRLSRAFVSKKVKIPHYILMEASRRSGLSPEQITYYLKFISYKVGVKEERGYKKFVKEAKKKGINPSLRKIRY from the coding sequence TTGATTTTCGGAAAAATAGATTTTTTAAATCTCCTCCCCTTTCATGTTTTTATCAAACGCTATGCCCGCACTACACGGTTTCACCAAAGCCTCCATTATCACAAGGGTGTCCCCTCGGCTCTGAACAGAGAATTTGCCATGCGCCGGATCGATGCGGCGTTTATCTCCAGCATCACCGCCAAAAACTGCCGCCATTTCGGTGTCGGTATCGTCGCACATCGCGAAGTGCTCAGTGTCATTTCACTCCCTGCCCCCGATAAAGCGGATGCCGATTCGGCGACTTCCAACCTGCTCTCCAAAATCCTCGATATTAATGGAGAAGTATTGATCGGCGACAAGGCACTGCGATACTATTACGGCGGAGGCGAGTATACCGATCTGGGAGAACTCTGGCACGAGCGTACGGGATTACCGTTTGTTTTTGCCCTGCTGTGCACCCATCACCACAGTGACGAACTTCGCCGCCTCAGCCGTGCGTTTGTCTCCAAAAAGGTGAAAATCCCTCACTATATTCTAATGGAAGCATCCCGCCGTAGCGGACTTAGCCCTGAACAAATCACCTATTATCTAAAATTTATCAGTTACAAAGTGGGCGTTAAAGAGGAGCGAGGGTATAAAAAGTTTGTAAAAGAGGCAAAAAAGAAGGGAATAAATCCCTCCCTTCGAAAAATTCGTTATTGA
- the gltX gene encoding glutamate--tRNA ligase, translated as MVVTRFAPSPTGYLHIGGLRTALLSYLWARRNGGKFLLRIEDTDFSRNDEAAARAIVEAFKWVGLEHDGTIEYQSSRLAIYQEYAQKLLDSGKAYKCYMSKEELEALREEQTARKERPKYDNRYRDFSGIAPEGREAVIRIKAPLEGSITVHDGVKGDVVFNVADILDDFIIARADGTPTYNFVVAVDDALMGVTDVIRGDDHLSNTPKQIVVYEALGFRVPRFFHVPMIHNHEGKKLSKRDGATDVMAYKTLGYTPEALLNFLVRLGWSHGDQEIFSMKEMLELFDPSDINRSASVYNVEKLDWLNSHYIKNMSNDKLCELLEFHGVILVSHDKREILLDALKERSKTLVEMANQINEILVRPTGFDEAALKKGYKEESKGILQTFARALKNGGELHLPSDYHHVMEQVVAQLEIGFGKIGQPLRIALMGKLSGPGLDTVMAIIGVDETLARIDALLAHQ; from the coding sequence ATGGTCGTAACCAGATTTGCCCCAAGCCCGACGGGATATTTACATATCGGCGGATTGCGTACAGCACTCCTCAGTTATCTGTGGGCACGCCGCAACGGCGGAAAATTTTTGCTCCGTATCGAAGATACCGATTTTAGCCGCAACGATGAGGCTGCGGCACGCGCAATCGTCGAAGCGTTTAAATGGGTCGGTTTGGAGCATGACGGGACAATCGAGTACCAATCGAGCCGTTTGGCGATCTATCAAGAGTACGCCCAAAAGCTGCTCGATAGCGGTAAAGCATACAAATGCTATATGTCCAAAGAGGAACTCGAAGCGCTTCGCGAAGAGCAGACGGCTCGCAAAGAGCGCCCGAAATACGATAACCGCTACCGCGATTTTAGCGGTATTGCACCGGAAGGACGCGAAGCGGTTATCCGTATCAAAGCACCCTTGGAAGGCTCCATCACGGTACATGACGGGGTCAAAGGGGACGTTGTTTTCAACGTCGCTGATATCTTGGATGATTTTATCATCGCCCGCGCCGACGGGACGCCGACGTACAACTTTGTAGTTGCCGTCGATGACGCATTGATGGGGGTCACCGATGTTATCCGCGGAGACGATCACCTTTCCAATACCCCAAAACAGATCGTCGTGTATGAAGCGCTCGGGTTTAGGGTTCCCCGTTTTTTCCACGTTCCGATGATCCACAACCATGAGGGGAAAAAGCTCTCAAAACGTGACGGTGCGACTGACGTTATGGCGTACAAAACGCTCGGGTATACCCCTGAAGCGCTTCTCAATTTCCTTGTCCGTTTGGGATGGAGCCACGGCGATCAGGAGATATTCTCAATGAAAGAGATGCTGGAGCTTTTCGATCCGAGCGATATCAACCGCTCCGCTTCGGTGTACAACGTCGAGAAACTTGATTGGCTCAACAGCCACTACATTAAAAATATGTCCAACGACAAACTGTGCGAACTGTTGGAGTTCCACGGTGTTATCCTCGTGAGCCACGATAAACGCGAAATCCTGCTCGATGCGCTGAAAGAGCGTTCTAAAACGTTGGTCGAAATGGCCAATCAGATCAATGAGATTCTGGTACGTCCTACCGGGTTCGATGAAGCGGCACTCAAAAAAGGGTACAAAGAGGAGTCCAAAGGAATCCTCCAAACGTTTGCTAGAGCTCTTAAAAACGGAGGGGAACTTCACTTGCCGAGCGACTATCATCATGTGATGGAGCAGGTTGTCGCACAGTTGGAAATCGGTTTCGGGAAAATCGGCCAGCCGCTTCGTATCGCGCTGATGGGGAAACTCTCAGGGCCTGGGTTGGATACCGTTATGGCGATCATCGGGGTCGATGAGACGTTGGCGCGGATTGACGCTCTTTTAGCACATCAATAA
- a CDS encoding peptidylprolyl isomerase, producing the protein MRLITLSTLLAAYLWSAPIGGVAVLVKNTPITLFEIQEEMKQSGTSANQSADTLIRKKLEQLEAQEKKITVSSAEINEELNRMAVQNKLSMEQFLNAMQTVRGLSEKDLRARVEESIKGQKLYSSIAFSKMGQPTAEEENEYYQLHMDEFSRPESFEVTTYVSSSQEALTAKIADPMRHIESISSKDETIPYAKINPQLAQLLNKIPNGSFSPVLPNGKNGFMSFYMRDKLNVVTENLDTVRPQIANAILGEKRNQVLNDYFTRLRLSADIKVLRLP; encoded by the coding sequence ATGCGTTTGATCACCCTTTCGACTTTATTAGCCGCCTATTTATGGAGTGCCCCGATCGGCGGGGTAGCCGTATTGGTCAAAAACACTCCGATCACCCTTTTTGAAATCCAGGAGGAGATGAAACAAAGCGGCACCAGCGCTAATCAAAGTGCCGATACGTTAATCCGCAAAAAGCTTGAACAGCTTGAAGCTCAAGAGAAAAAAATTACGGTCAGCTCAGCCGAAATCAATGAAGAACTAAATCGTATGGCGGTGCAAAATAAACTTTCCATGGAGCAATTTTTAAACGCGATGCAAACGGTTCGCGGTTTGAGCGAAAAAGATTTGAGAGCAAGAGTAGAAGAGAGTATTAAAGGGCAAAAGCTTTACAGCTCTATAGCATTCTCTAAAATGGGTCAGCCGACTGCCGAAGAGGAGAATGAATACTATCAGCTCCATATGGACGAATTCTCCCGTCCGGAGAGTTTTGAGGTAACCACTTACGTCTCTTCTTCCCAAGAAGCATTGACAGCTAAAATTGCCGATCCGATGCGCCACATCGAATCTATTTCGAGCAAAGACGAAACAATTCCCTATGCTAAAATCAATCCGCAGTTGGCACAGCTTCTTAATAAAATTCCCAACGGCTCATTCAGTCCTGTTCTTCCAAACGGCAAAAACGGGTTTATGAGTTTTTATATGCGGGATAAATTAAATGTAGTCACCGAGAATCTTGATACAGTGCGTCCGCAAATTGCCAATGCGATTTTAGGAGAGAAACGAAATCAGGTTTTAAACGATTATTTTACCCGCTTGCGACTCAGTGCGGATATCAAAGTACTGCGACTTCCATAA